The Muricauda sp. SCSIO 65647 genome includes a region encoding these proteins:
- a CDS encoding CusA/CzcA family heavy metal efflux RND transporter: protein MLSNIIKFSIANKFIVLLLTVFIVVFGLYSLTQIPIGAVPDVTNNQVQVITTSRNLSTQDMEQFITYPIELEMANLPGVVEIRSVSKFGLSVVTIVFEEKMGTYLPRQLIAEKIKSASQKIPEGFGTPEIGPITTGLGEIYQYVLDTKPGYEDTYSAMDLRTIQDWIVKRQLSGIPGVIEVNTWGGYLKQYEVAINTEQLNAMNITTGDVFTALQKNNSVAGGGYIEKVNQAYFIRGEGMVSSLEDIKNIVVQNKNGLPIYVKDIAEVGFGSATRFGAITGNGEGEKVLGQVMMLKDGNSKKVIKEVKDRVASISKSLPEGVYVNAFLDRSVLIGKTTFTVVENLILGCLIVIFVVVLLLGNLRSGLVVASVIPLSLLFALSLMYLFGVDANLMSLGAIDFGIIIDGAVIIVEFISFQITKKSAQLEALTTPGQKGYLNELTYSGASKMMNTAIFGQLIILIVFIPILSLSGVEGKMFKPMALTFSFALIGAMIFCLTYVPVAASLFLRPSKPSDKNISVRIMGFLNYLYDPVIRWALANKKKVLGTAVALLAFALFLFTTIGGEFIPTLDEGDFVIQPVLKTGTSLSNTIETTTKIERILIDQFPEVDQVVSRIGAAEVPTDPMSMEESDVIITLKPKKEWVSAKSKDELANKFKEALAVIPGMEVEFTQPIEMRFNELITGVRADIAIKIFGEDLDILNEKANEVRSVIENVEGAADITVEKIAGLPQMTVHFKRSKIARYGLNIADLNDLVSMGFAGTTLGSVFEGEKRFDLVLRFNKDNRKDISNLQNMYVDIPSGGKIPLSELADIRYTEGAAKISRDDTNRRIVIGVNVRDRDLQSVVSDIQKLVETKVSLPVGYSITYGGQFENLQSAKNRLKVAVPLALFLIFVLLYFTFNSIKEALIIYSAIPLSAVGGVLFLWIRDMPFSISAGIGFIALFGIAVLNGIVLIEHFKELKQQQNESEKEKLIVKASKSRLRAVLLTASAAALGFLPMAISTSAGAEVQRPLATVVIGGLVSSTLLTLVVLPVLYSIFYNVGMRFELKRTKKRGALLTIILALLMSSQSVAQQPMNFEELRTLALENNAGLKAASLKVKEADAQIGSAFSFDKTEIYYSYDENNLALNDRAIGVFGVQQDFLFPTRYFAMKKVNAANYEMESSSYEIRKQLLERDVASAYHQLQYEREKEKVYQYLDSLFRKFAHNAKRRFELGETNYLEKITAQAKQKELLTKYRQAQEDVVLAYEKLQKIVQGDSVISVATIPLEKLQLRSSSIQNNVGIGYHENRISLFSAKSGLEQQQLLPDISLDYFQGSNSGLNTNLRGYQLGLKIPLLFSGNLARIKAAKIAEDIIREETNDYKSRLEGKRRQLMGQLKKQQEALSYYEDEGKGLADQILKTATLGYQSGEIDFFQYIQSLESAYGITLAHLESLNAYNQTVIAINYLIL, encoded by the coding sequence ATGCTCTCCAATATTATAAAATTCAGTATTGCAAACAAGTTCATCGTCCTTTTGCTAACGGTCTTTATTGTGGTCTTCGGGCTATACTCACTGACCCAAATACCGATTGGGGCGGTACCCGATGTAACCAACAACCAAGTGCAGGTAATCACTACCTCTCGAAATCTATCTACCCAAGACATGGAGCAGTTCATCACCTACCCCATTGAGCTCGAAATGGCCAATTTGCCCGGAGTGGTGGAAATTCGCTCTGTGTCAAAGTTCGGTCTTTCGGTGGTGACCATTGTTTTTGAAGAGAAAATGGGCACCTATCTGCCCAGACAACTTATAGCCGAAAAAATAAAATCGGCGTCGCAAAAAATCCCTGAAGGCTTTGGCACCCCAGAAATAGGCCCCATAACCACTGGGCTCGGTGAAATTTATCAATATGTGCTCGACACCAAACCTGGCTATGAAGATACCTATTCGGCCATGGATCTACGCACCATACAAGATTGGATCGTCAAACGTCAACTTTCAGGGATTCCCGGGGTGATCGAGGTAAACACTTGGGGAGGATATTTAAAGCAGTACGAAGTCGCTATCAACACCGAGCAGTTAAATGCCATGAATATTACGACCGGCGATGTATTCACTGCATTGCAAAAGAACAACAGTGTAGCCGGTGGCGGTTATATTGAAAAGGTGAATCAGGCCTATTTTATCCGTGGGGAAGGAATGGTCTCATCGCTTGAAGATATCAAAAACATTGTGGTACAGAACAAGAATGGGCTGCCCATATATGTAAAGGACATTGCAGAGGTCGGATTTGGCAGTGCCACCCGCTTTGGTGCCATTACCGGAAATGGGGAGGGCGAAAAGGTTTTGGGCCAGGTAATGATGTTGAAAGACGGCAATTCAAAAAAGGTAATCAAAGAAGTCAAAGATCGGGTGGCGTCTATTTCTAAATCGCTGCCCGAAGGGGTATATGTCAATGCCTTTTTAGACCGCAGCGTATTGATTGGCAAAACGACCTTTACGGTGGTCGAAAACCTCATCTTGGGCTGTTTGATCGTAATCTTTGTGGTGGTCTTATTGCTCGGAAACTTACGTTCTGGACTTGTCGTGGCGTCAGTCATTCCACTCTCTTTGCTATTTGCCCTGTCATTGATGTATCTGTTCGGGGTAGATGCCAATCTAATGAGCTTGGGAGCCATTGATTTTGGGATCATCATTGATGGTGCCGTGATCATAGTGGAGTTCATTTCTTTTCAGATCACAAAGAAAAGTGCCCAACTTGAAGCCCTAACAACGCCTGGGCAGAAAGGCTACTTAAACGAGCTTACCTACAGCGGGGCCTCCAAAATGATGAACACCGCCATTTTTGGGCAGCTCATCATTCTTATCGTGTTTATTCCCATCCTTTCATTGAGCGGAGTCGAAGGCAAAATGTTCAAACCAATGGCACTTACCTTCAGTTTTGCCCTTATTGGGGCGATGATCTTCTGTTTGACCTATGTGCCCGTGGCAGCCTCCCTATTCTTGAGACCCTCAAAACCTTCTGATAAAAATATATCGGTTCGTATCATGGGCTTTTTGAATTACCTGTACGACCCCGTTATTAGATGGGCATTGGCCAACAAAAAAAAGGTCTTGGGAACAGCGGTGGCACTTCTCGCCTTTGCACTTTTTCTTTTTACCACCATAGGCGGTGAATTCATCCCTACTCTTGACGAGGGTGATTTTGTGATACAACCTGTACTGAAAACGGGAACTTCTCTTAGCAATACCATTGAGACCACTACCAAGATCGAAAGGATCCTAATCGATCAATTTCCTGAAGTTGACCAAGTAGTAAGTCGAATTGGCGCTGCAGAAGTGCCCACAGATCCCATGTCAATGGAAGAAAGCGATGTGATCATTACGCTGAAACCAAAGAAAGAATGGGTTTCGGCAAAAAGTAAGGATGAACTGGCAAATAAGTTCAAAGAGGCATTGGCCGTGATTCCAGGTATGGAGGTCGAATTCACACAACCCATTGAAATGCGTTTCAATGAATTGATTACCGGGGTACGGGCCGATATTGCCATAAAGATATTCGGAGAAGATCTTGACATTCTGAACGAGAAGGCGAATGAAGTAAGAAGTGTCATTGAGAACGTTGAAGGTGCTGCAGATATAACCGTTGAAAAAATAGCGGGGCTACCCCAAATGACCGTTCATTTTAAAAGGTCGAAGATTGCACGCTATGGTCTCAACATTGCCGATCTCAACGACTTGGTTTCAATGGGATTCGCTGGCACAACCCTAGGCAGTGTATTCGAGGGCGAAAAACGATTTGATCTGGTACTTCGTTTCAACAAAGACAACCGTAAAGATATTTCCAACCTGCAGAACATGTATGTCGATATCCCATCAGGGGGAAAAATACCGTTGAGCGAACTGGCCGATATCCGCTATACAGAAGGCGCTGCCAAAATATCACGTGACGATACAAACCGAAGAATCGTAATCGGGGTCAATGTGCGTGACCGTGACCTGCAATCTGTTGTAAGTGATATACAAAAGCTGGTCGAAACCAAGGTATCACTACCTGTGGGCTATTCCATCACCTATGGAGGGCAATTTGAAAATCTGCAAAGTGCCAAAAACCGGTTGAAAGTGGCCGTACCGCTTGCCCTGTTCTTAATTTTTGTTCTGCTCTATTTTACTTTCAACTCTATAAAAGAAGCCTTGATCATCTATTCTGCAATTCCGCTATCGGCCGTAGGGGGCGTATTGTTTTTATGGATACGCGATATGCCCTTCAGTATTTCTGCGGGCATTGGTTTTATTGCATTGTTTGGCATTGCAGTACTCAATGGCATCGTCTTGATCGAGCACTTCAAAGAACTAAAACAACAACAAAATGAAAGCGAAAAAGAGAAACTCATTGTAAAAGCCTCTAAAAGTAGATTACGTGCCGTTCTATTGACGGCTTCTGCCGCAGCACTGGGATTTTTGCCAATGGCCATCTCTACCAGTGCCGGTGCAGAGGTTCAGCGACCCTTGGCAACAGTGGTCATCGGCGGACTTGTATCCTCTACCCTGCTCACTTTGGTGGTACTGCCCGTCTTGTATTCAATTTTTTACAATGTTGGGATGAGGTTCGAACTAAAGAGAACAAAAAAAAGAGGGGCTTTGCTTACCATCATCTTGGCATTGCTCATGTCATCGCAAAGCGTTGCACAGCAGCCCATGAATTTTGAAGAGTTGCGTACGCTGGCCCTTGAAAACAATGCGGGGCTTAAAGCTGCTTCACTTAAGGTGAAGGAGGCCGATGCCCAGATCGGAAGTGCCTTCAGTTTTGATAAGACCGAAATCTATTATAGTTATGACGAGAACAATCTTGCCCTAAACGATCGAGCTATAGGCGTCTTTGGCGTTCAGCAAGACTTCTTGTTCCCCACACGGTATTTTGCCATGAAAAAAGTGAACGCGGCCAACTATGAAATGGAGAGCAGTTCGTATGAGATCAGAAAGCAGTTATTGGAACGGGACGTTGCATCGGCATACCATCAATTGCAGTACGAAAGGGAAAAAGAAAAGGTATACCAATATTTGGATAGCTTGTTCAGAAAATTCGCCCATAATGCAAAGCGAAGGTTTGAACTCGGTGAAACCAACTATTTGGAGAAAATTACCGCACAGGCCAAACAGAAAGAGTTGTTGACCAAATATCGACAAGCTCAGGAAGATGTGGTTTTGGCCTATGAAAAACTGCAAAAAATAGTACAGGGCGATTCGGTCATATCAGTGGCAACGATACCTCTTGAAAAGCTGCAACTGCGAAGCTCCAGTATCCAGAACAATGTAGGAATTGGCTACCATGAAAATAGAATATCGCTCTTTAGTGCCAAAAGCGGCCTTGAACAACAACAACTGTTGCCCGACATAAGCCTTGATTATTTTCAAGGCAGTAATTCTGGCCTGAACACCAATTTGAGAGGATATCAATTGGGTTTAAAGATTCCCCTGCTGTTTAGTGGGAATCTAGCGAGAATAAAGGCAGCGAAAATCGCAGAGGATATCATTCGTGAAGAAACCAATGACTACAAATCACGATTGGAAGGAAAAAGACGTCAATTAATGGGTCAACTTAAAAAACAGCAAGAGGCCCTTTCATATTATGAAGATGAAGGGAAAGGCCTGGCCGATCAAATTTTAAAAACAGCGACCTTAGGTTATCAAAGTGGAGAGATTGACTTTTTTCAATACATCCAAAGTCTAGAGAGTGCGTATGGCATTACCCTTGCCCATTTAGAGAGTTTAAATGCCTATAACCAAACGGTGATCGCCATTAATTATTTAATTCTATAA
- a CDS encoding efflux RND transporter periplasmic adaptor subunit codes for MKRLVHILPLLALTLLYFGCQNNGKKGENSDDGTTTSIGNVPIIVTKAQFEGGPMQLGGFEEKQFPKMVQTSGWLDVPPQSRAVVSAYSGGYIKDAPLLIGDKVKKGQALITLENPEFIQLQQDYLETAEQLNYLRSEYSRQKTLVAEKVTSQKSFLKAESSFKQTLAKYDGLRKQLEMLNISPTAVEKGKITSVVTLYSPIDGSVTKVNIGKGMYVAPTDAIMEIMNADHIHLELEVFEKDIMKIKKNQPIFFKIPEISEEAFKAQVYLVGTSIGEKNRTIKVHGHLNDEAEHNFTVGMFVEARIVVDSTTSRALPDEAIVSVEGKSYVLLRIASENDGYAFKKEEVMVGESYNGFSELKNSDQFKETDRFLIKGAFNLIREE; via the coding sequence ATGAAACGATTAGTCCATATACTACCCCTTTTGGCATTGACCCTTTTGTACTTTGGCTGCCAAAATAATGGGAAGAAAGGAGAAAACTCAGATGATGGGACCACGACCTCAATAGGTAATGTGCCTATAATCGTTACCAAGGCACAGTTTGAAGGTGGACCGATGCAATTGGGTGGATTTGAGGAAAAACAATTTCCCAAAATGGTTCAAACTTCTGGATGGCTGGATGTTCCGCCGCAGAGCCGGGCCGTTGTAAGTGCTTATTCGGGAGGATACATCAAAGATGCGCCCTTATTGATTGGTGACAAGGTAAAAAAGGGGCAGGCGTTGATCACTTTAGAGAATCCTGAGTTCATACAGTTGCAACAAGATTATTTAGAGACGGCCGAACAATTGAACTACTTACGATCTGAATACAGTCGCCAAAAAACCCTGGTGGCTGAAAAAGTCACCTCGCAGAAGAGCTTTTTGAAAGCGGAAAGTAGTTTTAAGCAAACTTTGGCAAAATACGACGGTCTTCGTAAACAGTTAGAAATGCTGAACATTAGCCCGACCGCTGTGGAAAAGGGCAAAATCACTTCTGTGGTAACGCTTTATTCCCCTATAGATGGCAGTGTCACCAAGGTCAATATTGGCAAAGGGATGTACGTGGCCCCCACCGATGCCATTATGGAAATCATGAATGCCGACCACATTCATTTAGAATTGGAGGTTTTCGAGAAGGACATCATGAAAATAAAGAAGAACCAACCTATCTTTTTTAAAATTCCGGAAATCTCTGAAGAGGCTTTCAAGGCCCAAGTTTATTTGGTCGGTACATCAATAGGCGAGAAAAACCGAACCATAAAGGTGCACGGACATTTGAACGACGAGGCAGAACATAATTTTACCGTTGGCATGTTCGTTGAAGCCCGAATTGTTGTTGATAGCACTACTTCTAGGGCCTTGCCTGACGAAGCGATTGTTTCCGTTGAAGGCAAATCTTACGTGCTTTTGAGGATTGCCAGTGAAAATGATGGTTATGCATTTAAGAAGGAAGAAGTAATGGTCGGGGAATCGTATAATGGTTTTTCTGAGCTTAAAAACAGTGACCAATTTAAGGAAACGGACCGTTTTTTGATAAAAGGGGCATTTAATCTAATTAGGGAGGAATAA